CTATTGCTAACTATGATTAAGAGGTGGATAGGTATAATATGGTGTTTAGTGTATAGGGATTGGGGAAAGCCGTGATCTTGGTTCTCCACGCTCCGACAAGCCCTCATGTGGTTGTTGAGTTTGTGAAGACCTCATCTATTCTTAGAGATCTGAGGGATATCGTTGTTGTTATAACGAGGCCCGGTGGTCTCGCTGCTCAGAGTGGTGTTCCAGAGGCCTGGAGGCATGCTCATAAGAGTGGTCTTCCAATAGCTATTCTCCCTGAGCTATCTGATGCTATAGAGATCTATAGGCCCTCCGAGATATATATATTTTCAAGGAGTAGAGATTGGATAGACTTCAACGGAGTGGAGATCGGTAGAGACACAATGATAGTCTTCCCCTCTGGGGAGCAGCCACTTGGTAAGGAGGGGGTTGAGAGGGCTAGATATGTGGGTTTCCCAGAGTTCTCGAGAGACCCAGGGCCTATACAGAATCTAACCCTCGTGCTATATAGATACGCTAGGAGGGCCAGGGAAGGAGGTTCAAGCCTGTCTAGCGAGACAAGATAAGGTTATAAGGCTGCCCATGATGATACTCCTAAGAAAGGATCT
This region of Sulfolobales archaeon genomic DNA includes:
- a CDS encoding RecB-family nuclease, encoding MILVLHAPTSPHVVVEFVKTSSILRDLRDIVVVITRPGGLAAQSGVPEAWRHAHKSGLPIAILPELSDAIEIYRPSEIYIFSRSRDWIDFNGVEIGRDTMIVFPSGEQPLGKEGVERARYVGFPEFSRDPGPIQNLTLVLYRYARRAREGGSSLSSETR